In Alteromonas mediterranea DE, a single genomic region encodes these proteins:
- the ppk1 gene encoding polyphosphate kinase 1, translated as MDNDVLYYPKELSWLSFNERVLQEAADKNNPAIERIRFLGIYSNNLDEFYRVRAADVKRLITIAQNDGNEEEAERLTELMAQIQKKVVQLSEKFDQIHKDVVKSLARYNIHILRKDDLDDYQKQWVRNFFINKALRHIAPILIDKKTDLLSRLNGNSVYLYVALRRKERNPKFAVIQVPTSEMSRFMLIPPQKSRKKKSIVMLDDMIQLCIEDIFRGFVKFDEIEAFSFKMTRDAEYSINEEIDESFVEKMSESMKQRLIAEPVRVIYDTDMPEDMQSDLRKRLKITKLDTMHAAGHYRNFKDFIGFPNVGRDYLEHAPLPAIDSKAFSKYNTVFDAITARDILLYYPYHRFLHFTEFVRQAAFDPNVKTIRINIYRVASNSRIINSLIDAVDNGKKVTVVVELRARFDEEANIEWSKRMTDAGIRVVLGVPTLKIHSKLCIVTREERGSLVNYAHFGTGNFNEKTAKIYTDYSLFTRNQELANEGVAVFDLIQYPYRRYKFQHLQISPLNARTKIQSLIRQEIQHLNQGQDAQITFKINNLVDKELIDDLYRASQAGVKIRGIVRGMCSLNPGIKGISENIEIISIVDRFLEHPRVMIFEGGGERKVYISSADWMTRNMDNRIEVGCPVYDKGLQQRIVDIMELQFKDTLKARVIDKDQSNKYVARGNRKKLRSQIEIYDYLKKLEDTL; from the coding sequence ATGGATAACGACGTTTTATATTATCCCAAAGAATTGAGCTGGCTATCGTTTAACGAACGCGTATTGCAAGAAGCTGCGGATAAGAATAACCCTGCGATAGAACGCATTCGCTTTCTGGGTATTTACTCTAATAACCTTGATGAATTTTATCGGGTACGCGCGGCAGATGTTAAACGCCTTATCACGATTGCGCAAAACGACGGGAACGAAGAAGAAGCAGAGCGCCTCACCGAACTTATGGCGCAGATACAAAAGAAAGTGGTACAGCTTTCTGAAAAATTTGACCAAATCCATAAAGACGTTGTCAAAAGCCTTGCCCGCTACAATATTCATATCCTGCGTAAAGACGACTTAGATGATTATCAAAAGCAGTGGGTGCGTAACTTTTTTATCAATAAAGCACTGCGACACATCGCTCCCATATTAATTGATAAAAAGACAGACCTGCTCAGCCGCTTAAACGGCAACTCTGTGTATTTATATGTCGCACTACGAAGAAAAGAGCGCAACCCTAAATTCGCCGTTATTCAAGTTCCCACTTCTGAGATGTCGCGCTTTATGCTGATCCCTCCGCAAAAGAGCCGTAAGAAAAAGAGCATTGTTATGCTCGATGACATGATTCAGCTGTGCATTGAAGATATTTTCCGCGGGTTCGTTAAATTCGACGAAATTGAAGCTTTCTCCTTTAAAATGACACGAGATGCGGAATACTCTATCAACGAAGAAATTGACGAAAGTTTCGTAGAAAAAATGTCAGAAAGCATGAAGCAGCGTCTTATTGCCGAGCCTGTTCGCGTTATTTATGACACCGACATGCCTGAAGACATGCAGTCGGACCTACGCAAGCGCCTTAAAATAACCAAGCTTGATACCATGCATGCTGCAGGGCACTATCGCAACTTTAAAGATTTCATCGGCTTCCCCAATGTGGGCCGAGATTATTTAGAACATGCACCGCTTCCTGCTATCGACAGCAAGGCATTTTCGAAATACAACACCGTATTCGATGCCATAACTGCTCGTGATATCTTGCTATATTACCCTTATCATCGCTTCCTTCACTTCACAGAGTTCGTGCGTCAGGCCGCTTTCGACCCGAACGTGAAAACCATACGCATTAATATCTATCGGGTGGCGAGTAATTCTCGCATAATAAATTCGTTGATTGACGCGGTAGATAACGGCAAAAAAGTCACCGTAGTCGTAGAGCTTCGCGCGCGTTTTGATGAAGAAGCAAACATCGAATGGTCTAAGCGCATGACCGATGCAGGCATACGCGTAGTACTTGGTGTGCCAACCCTGAAAATCCACTCTAAATTATGTATTGTGACCCGGGAAGAACGGGGCAGTTTGGTGAATTATGCGCATTTCGGTACGGGTAACTTCAACGAGAAAACCGCGAAAATTTATACCGATTACAGCTTATTCACCCGCAATCAGGAGCTTGCCAATGAAGGCGTCGCAGTATTCGATCTTATTCAATACCCTTACCGACGTTATAAGTTTCAGCATTTACAAATTTCGCCGTTAAACGCCAGAACCAAAATTCAGTCGTTAATTCGCCAAGAGATTCAGCACCTGAACCAGGGCCAAGATGCGCAAATCACCTTTAAGATTAACAACCTTGTTGATAAAGAACTTATTGATGATTTATATCGCGCGAGCCAGGCTGGCGTTAAGATCCGCGGTATCGTGCGCGGCATGTGCTCACTTAATCCAGGCATAAAAGGGATTAGCGAAAACATCGAGATCATCTCTATTGTTGATAGGTTCCTTGAACACCCTCGCGTGATGATTTTTGAAGGCGGTGGCGAAAGAAAAGTGTATATTTCATCTGCTGACTGGATGACCCGAAACATGGATAACCGCATAGAAGTAGGCTGCCCCGTTTACGATAAAGGTCTTCAACAGCGTATTGTCGATATAATGGAACTGCAATTTAAAGATACCCTGAAGGCTCGAGTGATTGACAAGGATCAGAGCAACAAGTACGTTGCGAGGGGTAATCGTAAAAAACTTCGCTCGCAAATAGAAATTTACGACTATTTAAAGAAGCTAGAAGACACTTTGTAG
- a CDS encoding glycine cleavage system protein R produces MQSLVISIMGKDKPGLVDALAKCVYKHEGNWQGSSFAHMAGMFTGFVEVHVSNDNKQSLIDALDAIKDMSVQSVAVGSSEKSNNTKLTVDVMGNDKTGIVQELTSVLNQFNLNILTFASHCESAPNWGSLIFKAKAEIAVPAGFDDGALQEALESLANDLVVDITAKR; encoded by the coding sequence ATGCAGTCATTGGTAATAAGCATCATGGGTAAAGATAAGCCTGGTTTGGTAGACGCATTAGCCAAGTGCGTATACAAACACGAAGGCAATTGGCAGGGCTCAAGTTTTGCGCATATGGCAGGGATGTTCACCGGCTTTGTAGAAGTTCACGTATCAAATGACAATAAGCAAAGCCTAATCGATGCGCTTGACGCGATAAAAGATATGTCGGTGCAATCGGTAGCCGTTGGCAGCAGTGAAAAAAGCAACAACACCAAGCTGACTGTTGATGTGATGGGTAACGATAAGACGGGTATTGTTCAGGAACTAACCTCTGTTCTCAACCAGTTTAATTTAAATATTCTTACTTTTGCCTCTCATTGTGAAAGCGCGCCAAATTGGGGCAGCCTCATTTTTAAAGCTAAAGCCGAAATTGCTGTACCTGCCGGTTTTGACGATGGCGCTTTGCAAGAAGCCCTTGAATCACTTGCTAACGACCTAGTCGTAGATATTACCGCTAAGCGTTAA